TCGTTTCGACTAAATAAGCTGCTAGGGTATCTTGTTGGCGCCAACGATAAATACTTTGCGCGCGTTCACGGCCTAAGTACTCGGGGGCGATAACTTGGCGGCAATCCGCTAATAACGCATGATCAACGCTCACACCTGGCAGGACTTCTTTTAAAACTGCCAGCTTACTGGCTAAGGCTTGCTCGGCAATTTTCGGTTCAGTCAGTACATTAACCACACTGAGTATGGTTACGCAAACTGCGGCAACAACCGCTAAAGCTAAGGCATTTTTACTGATTGATTTAATCATTTTTTGGCCTCGGTTGCTGATGCCCATAGGTACGAGGGCGAGTATAGTAATCGATAAGAGGCACTGCCATATTGGCAATTAATACTGCAAACGCATAGGCGTCAGGATAACCACCATAAGTGCGAATTAAATACACTAATAAACCAATTAATACACCGTACCACAGCCGACCGTTATTGGTGGTGGAAGCGGAAACTGGATCGGTAGCGATAAAAAAGGCTGCCAACATAGTGCCGCCACTAAATAAATGAAATAGCGGGCTAGCCAAGGTGTCGGGTGCTGCTAAGCTACCAATGCCACTGAATATAGCTAAACTGATAATGACAGCTGCCGGAATACGCCAACTAATCACTTTTTGTTGAATTAAGACTAAACCGCCAATTAGGTAGGCTAAATTAACCCACAACCAACCGCTGCCGGCAAAGGCATAAAAAACCGGTCTCTGCATGCTTTCAGACAAGGTAATGCCGCGACTCAGATCAGTACGTAAGGTATCCAGAGGCGTAGCCATGGTGATGCCATCTACAGTTGATTGCAGTTGTTGCAGGCTATAACCACTACAACTAAATTGACTAAATACCGCACATACTGCATCTATAGGCGTTAAAGCGAAGGTTTGTAATGATGCCGGTGGCAGCCATTGCGTCATTTGTACCGGGAATGAAATCAGTAATAATACATAAGCGGCCATAGCCGGATTAAATAAGTTATTACCTAAACCACCATATAATTGCTTAACGATGATAATGGCAAAAGCAGTACCAATAATGACTAACCACCAAGGGGCATAAGGCGGTATGGCGATGGCAAGTAACACTGCGGTTAACATTGCACTGTTATCGCGTAGTCTGGGCCAAACTGCTTTTTTGCGTAATAGCATAATAATGGCTTCGCTAACTAAAGCCGTAGCAATGGCTAAAACTAATTGAATTAACACGCCATAACCCAACAGAGCAGCTTGGACAATAATACCCGGCACACAGGCAAGCATAACGAGGCGCATAATTTGCGCAGTGCTGCGTTGTAAACGCTGGTGTGGTGAACTGGCTATTTTAAAACTCATGATTGTTTATCTGCTTGTTTTTTGGCTTTAGCTCGAGCAATCGCAGCAGCAATGGCGGCTTTGCGTGGATCAACGGCTGGTGCCGGTTCTGCTTCAGTAACTACATTCACATCTATATCCGCTGTGGCATCGGGCTGAGCTAGCTTTTCGCTGGCTTGCTTAGCTTTAGCGCGAGCAATCGCAGCTGCAATAGCGGCTTTACGCGGATCAACGGCTGGAGTCGGTTCAGCTTCAGTATCAACATTTGCATCTGTATCCGTTGCGGCATCGGGCAGAGCTACCTTTTCGCTGGCTTGCTTAGCTTTAGCTCGAGCAATCGCAGCAGCTATGGCCGCTTTGCGTGGATCAACGGCAGGTATCGGTTTTGTTTCAGTTTCAACATTGGCAGCCTCAACATTAGCCTCGGTATCAGCTGTTAGATCGGGCTGAGCTAGCTTTTCGCTAGTTTGCTTAGCTTTAGCCCGAGCAATCGCAGCGGCAATGGCAGCTTTACGCGGATCCTTTTCTGTTGCTGCATCAGCAGGATTAGGGGGGCTGTTATCCGCTCCGCTCTGCACAGTTGAGGCAGTGTTGGCTTGTTTGGCTTGCTGATAATCGCGAGCTTGCTGCTTTTTCAACTCACGTTGGGCAATAATAGCGTCTCTATCTAATGTAGTCGGTTCGGTTTGACGACTGGCCGTTTTAGCTTTTATTTTTGCTAGCGCATCTGCGACAGCGCTGGCTTTGCCACTAGCTTGTTGCTGTTGTGCTCTGGCGGCAGCAAGTTGTTCGTTTCGCTGTTGTCGTTCAAGTTTTTCGCGTTCTAGGCGCTCGTTGCGAGCATCAAAACGGGCTTTCGCTTGCTCGGCTTTAATCGCCTCTTGTTGCTGCTCTCTTAACTCTGCTTTAGCCACCCGATAGTATTGCACTAACGGGATTTCACTAGGGCAAACATAGGCGCACGCACCACACTCAATGCAATCAAATAAATTATATTGCTGCAATTTTTCAACATCTTGAGCTTTGCTATACCAGAGCAACTGTTGAGGTAGTAACGAAGCAGGGCAGGCATCGGCACAGGCACTGCAACGTATACAGTCCATTTCATGCTCTGCGGCCGGTAACTCAGTTGCAGTAGGCGCTAAAATACAATTAGTGGTTTTAATCACCGGTATATCTAAGCGTGGCAAGGTAAAGCCCATCATAGGGCCACCCATAATAGCACGTTGTTTTGGCTGGCTGCTAAAACCACAAAAGTCGAGTAAATCTGCAACTGGAGTACCCAGTAAAGCCAACACATTTTGCGGCTGGTCTAAGGTATCCCCGGCCACAGTAACAATACGTGAAATGAGTGGATGGTCATCTAATACCGCTTGGGCAATGGCAAAGACAGTACCGACATTTTGCATCACAATGCCAATATCAAGCGGTCGGCGTCCAGTAGGGACTTCTGTACCCGTTAATAATTCAATTAATTGTTTTTCGCCACCGGAAGGGTATTTAGTCGGTACATTGCGCACCCAATAATTATCCCGCTGGTTACTCGCTGCAGACATGGCAGCAGTAGCAATAGGCTTATCATCTTCAATAGCAATAAGTACGGCTTTGGGCTGCAGTAGCCGAAAGAGGATATCAATGCCTTTAACAATAGTGGTAGCGGCTTCTTGCATTAACAAATCATCAGCGGTGATATAAGGCTCACACTCCACTGCATTGATAATAAGATAGTCGATGGTCTTACTGGAACCTACTTTTAGATGGGTTGGAAACCCAGCACCACCCATACCGGCAATACCATTATCATGGATCCGATTTAATAAAGTTAAGTTATCGCAGGTAGTAAAATTGAGTGGCTGTCTTAAACGCCACTCATCTAAGCCATCTGGTGCTAGGGTGAGTGTTATTTCCGGTAACGCAGAAGGGTGGGCACTACTGTGTGGGCCAATACTGATAACATGACCAGAGGTTGGCGCATGTATAGGCACTGTCATAGCATTATCTGCTGCAGTCAGCGCTTGGCCTTTTAATACCCGGTCGCCTACATTGACTAATAACTGGCCGGCAATACCAATATGTTGACGTAACGGTAAATATAACCGATCAGGCATGGGTAAACGGGCTATAGGTTTGTTATTGGTTTGGTTTTTTCTGCTGGGAGGATGGATACCACCATGAAAATCCCACAGCTTTCCAGATTGAATTTGTTCAAATAAACTTTGCATAGTTATTAAGACTCCACTACGCGAACCGGTATTGCTGTTAAATCCCATTTCCAGCGTTCGGTTGTTTCTGCTACAGGTACCATATCGATACAATCAACTGGACAAGGTTCAACACAAAGATCACAACCGGTACATTCATCAATAATAACAGTGTGCATCAGTTTAGATGCGCCAAGGATGGCATCGACCGGACAGGCTTGAATGCATTTAGTGCAACCAATACATTCATCTTCTCGAATATAGGCAACCCGTTTAATAGAGGGCTCTTGAGCCGCATTTAACGGTTTAGCTTCAACACCCATTAAATCGGCCAGTTTACGAATAGTGCTTTCACCGCCTGGTGGGCATTTATTGATTTCATCACCGTTGGCAATGGCTTCAGCATAAGGTTTACAGCCAGGATAACCGCATTGGCCGCATTGGGTCTGCGGTAAAATATCATCAATTTGATCCACTAGCGGATCACTATCTACTTTAAAGCGAATCGCCGCAAAACCTAAAACGGCACCAAATACCAGAGCTAACAAACCAATGGCTAATAAAGCCGTTACAATACTCATGCTACTTTTACCAATCCAGTAAAGCCCATAAAGGCCAGTGACATTAACCCTGCAGTAATCATGGCTATGGCGGCACCCTTAAACGGAGTCGGTACGTCGGCTGCCGCTAAACGCTCACGCATAGCAGCAAATAAAATTAATACTAATGAAAAACCGACCGCAGCGCCAAAACCATAAATAACAGAATTAATAAAGTTATGCCGCGCATTAACATTTAGCAGAGCAACGCCTAAAACTGCACAGTTAGTGGTAATTAACGGTAAGAAAATACCCAATAATCGATATAAAGTCGGGCTAGTTTTATGCACTACCATTTCAGTAAATTGCACTACCACGGCAATCACTAAAATAAAGCTTAGGGTGCGTAAGTACAGTAAGTCCAAAGGGGCTAATAAATAATGATCAACTAAATAACTACATAACGATGCTAGGGTAAGTACAAAGGTAGTGGCTAATGACATACCAATAGCAGTTTCTAACTTACTTGATACCCCCATAAAAGGGCACAAACCAAGAAATTTAACTAAAACAAAATTATTAACTAGCACTGTACTGACAAGTAACAGCAAAAATTCGCTCATGGGCCCGTCCAAGCAAAAATAAGGGCTATATTATGCAATTAAGCCGCGTTAGACACAACCAGACAAACTGTGGGGAATTAGCGACTAACCGATGATTAGTCGCTAATTTAGATTAAAGCGGTACCGGCTTACCAATATAATAGCCTTGGTTACCATCAATGAATAATGATTCTAACATATGCTTCTCTTCTTGCGTTTCAACGTTTTCAGCAAAAACGCCAACACCAATACGGTGAGCGAGGTCAATCATTAAGCGCATAAAGTACTGATTGTTTTTATCTTCATCAATTCTGCGGGTATAACTGCCATCCATTTTTACGTAATCTGGTTTTAAATCTCGGAAAAATTTAAATGACGTGATACCCACACCAAAGCGTTCGACAGTAATACGTGAACCGGCACGATGTACCATATCAATAAAGCGCTTACTGGTTTTAAAATTTTGTTGCATGCTAAACTCAGTCACTTCAAAAACTAATTTAGACGCGATATTGGCATCTTTTAATAAACGCCGTTCCAGCCAAATACAAAATTGATCATCATGCAAACTACGTGCAGACAGGTTTATACCAAAATATTGATCTTGTAGATTTTTTTGTTTAATCGTGGTCAACGATGTTTCAATAACCAGTCGATCTATCTCAATAATTTTATCCAGTTTTTCTGCCATGGCTAAAAACGATGCCGTGGGTAAAACTTGATTTTCTTGGGTTTTAAACCGCACTAATATTTCTGAGTAAGTTCTTGAGGAACGCGTAGCCGGTTGAATTAACTGGGTTAATAAACTAATGCGATTATTTGTCAGTACATCATCAATCACATTACGCCAATTTTGATTGCCATAACCGGTGCGGCTCATTTCTAAACCCGCTGATTCTTTTTGGATATGCCAAGCATTAGCTTGCTTGGTTTGGGCCAAGCTGATGGAGGTATCAGCAATGGCTAATAAATCACTTAGCGCTTTACCAGATTCATAACTAACTAATCCGGTATAAGCTACTGAATCTAATTCAGATAAATTTTGATATTCGTTAAAACGGCTTTGCAGTTGTTGGGCAAAAACCTCGGCTTCTTTAGGCGTAATACGCGGTAATAAAATCGCAAAGTCAGAAGTATTTAAACGATACAACTTATGGTCGACATAAGAGCCAACTAACTTTTTGATGATATCAGCGACTTCACTGATATAAGTATCGCCTTCTTGATAACCACGCGACTGATTTAATGTTTGTAATTCTGTACAGCGGGTAATAGCAAAAATACCAAATTCATTATTTTTAGCTTGGTGAATATTCTCTTCGTAAAATTGTAAAAAGCGATTGCGATTAGGTAAACCAGTAACAGAATCTTTATAAGCTCGCTCAGCAATCTCTTCCGCTTTAAGCGTCATATTTTGATATTGCTTATCGGTGTGGCTTTCCAGCTTTTTTAAACTAACTTTAATATCAGCAAACTCGTGAGGAATTTTACTCCAATCGGTTTTAGCAATACTGCTTTCATCAGTAAAGTTATCAATTAACTGATTTACGGCGGCTGTGGCGCGGCGGTAACTACGACTAATACCACTTTTACCAATTAGGGCAGGTAACCAACCAATAATAAAAGGCGCAATAATTAAGATAAGCAAAGCGTACTGAAATTGGTTCAATAGTGCAGTTTGATTTAATTGATAACTAACAATTAAATTTTGCTCGGTATTTTTAACCGTATAATTTTTAAATTCAGTACCAAATAAATCTAAAACAGTTTGCGCAATAACGGGGCGGATCTCTGTTAAGCTTTGCTCGTGCAACACAACACCATCAAGTTGACTGACACGTAAATTAGTTAAGGTAAAACTACGCTCAAGTTGGCGACTAATAATTTTACCGTCACCGCTTAAATGGTGACCTAGAATTTGTTCAATGACATTTTGCGCACTGCGTTGATTATTTTCTAATTGCTGTTGCGTGAACTGAACTAAAATAAATACAGATATTGCGGCTAATATAATTGCGGCAAATAACTGACCTAGCAATAATGTTCTTAGTATTCTCATAAGCTATGACCACCAGATTAATCTAGACTCCCTGTCCTGATGTTTAATATAGTTTTAACCAGGCGCAATGGAAAGGTAATTCACCCAAAATTACTGATAAATAAACCAATTATAGATAAATACCGTTTATTATTGCGATATGCAACCATTTAACGATAGAAGTAGGTAAGAAAAAGATGGCTCCCCAAGTTGGACTCGAACCAACGACCTACGGATTAACAGTCCGCCGCTCTAACCAGCTGAGCTATTGGGGAATTTTGAAAAGCAAATGGATAATTTAGTATGGCTCCCCAAGATGGACTCGAACCAACGACCTACGGATTAACAGTCCGCCGCTCTAACCAACTGAGCTATTGGGGAATTACAACTAAATGGATACTATTTAATTAGTGCATACATCATTGAATGAAATTGGCTCCCCAAGATGGACTCGAACCAACGACCTACGGATTAACAGTCCGCCGCTCTAACCAACTGAGCTATTGGGGAACTCCATTCAACGGCCGCAATACTAATGCCCGTAATAGAAGCTGTCAACTGTTTGCAGTGTTGAATTTCATTCTAACGATTCACTTGCACAATGTTTAAGCAAAGCGATGTAAAATGCAACGATGTTATCACCACAAGATAAGATTTTATTTCCCAACCTATTTTACTTATTACGCAAATCTATATGGTACGTGGCTTAGCTAGGGTTACCCACAGATTCTGTGGATAACTCTGTGCACTGTTGTGTGTATAGCATAGCTAAGGCATGTGCTAGTTGACTTTCTGCAAGGTCAAGCTTATTGCGATGAAAATATTTTGCTAGCAAATACAGTAGGTTATTAAATTTGCTTTTAGGTTAATAAAATAAGAAGTTACATATTTGCAGTTGTTTTCTGATCAGGCTTGAATTGTGAACTGTTTTTACTTTATTGGTGTTAAATAGCTGTTATAAAAAAGTTGATCAGGCGGTTTGTGTTAAAATGGCATGGCCGCTGACTCGGCTTTTCATTACAATAGGATTCCTGTTTTGATTAGTAGAAATTATGAATTCGGTTAAAGCACCAAATGCCTTATTAAAAGGTGATATCAAAGCGACCATGATTGCTATGACAGTGCCGATGCTGTTTGGTACGTTAATATTAATGACCTTTAATATTGTTGATACCTTTTTTATTAGCTTGTTAGGGACAGAACCACTTGCCGCAATTAGTTTTACTTTTCCCATCTCATTTACAATAGTTAGTTTAGGGATAGGGCTAAGTATTGGAACGTCAGCTGTTATAGCCCGAGCACTTGGTCAAGGTAACACCACTGAAGCTCGTGGCGATGCGACAGTTGCACTAGGCTTGTCTTGTTCTATTGTCGGAGCCATCTCGATAGTCGGTTATTTTTTAAGCCCAATGATATTTAAAGCATTGGGCGCGACAGATCATATTTATAGCTATATTCAACCTTATATGGATTTGTGGTTTTTTAGGGGCTGTGTTATTGATGGTACCCATGATTGGAAATGGCATATTGCGCGCGGCTGGTGATACTAAAATACCCAGTATCATTATGGGAACATCGGGGTTGGTTAATGCAGTTTTAGACCCGATTTTAATTTTTGGTTTTGGGCCCATTCCTGCTATGCATATGCATGGTGCGGCATTAGCTACTGTTATTTCTTGGCTAGTGGGTAGTGTTGCTATGCTATATATGTTGCAGAAACGCAATCTACTTAATTTAAATTGGCCAGGATGGAAGCTACTAAAAGCCGCAAGTAAGAAAATACTTAGCATTGGTTTACCTGCTGCGGGTGCTAATATGCTCACCCCATTAGCGATGGCAATATTAACGGCTATGATGGCAAGTCATGGTGCTCATGCGGTAGCGGGTTTTGGTGTTGGTGCGCGTTTAGAAGGTATGGCCATTTTAATTGTTTTAACCTTATCAATGACATTGCCGCCGTTTATTAGTCAAAATTTTGGAGCCGGCTTTTGGCACCGAGTACAACAAGGCTATCAACTTTGCGTTAAGTTTGTGCTGGTATGGCAACTTATTATCTATATTGTCTTGGCTATTTTGGCGATACCGTTGGCTAAATTATTTAGTGACGAGCCAGAGGTAATCCACATTATCAGTTTATTTATTTGGATCATGCCTTTAGGTTACGGTTTGCAAGGTATTACGATTCTAACTAATTCATCACTAAATGCATTACACCAACCAAGTAAAGCTTTGCTATTGAGTATTATTCGTTTGTTTGTGTTTTATGTGCCGTTGGCTTGGTTAGGCGGTAACTTTTTTGGCATAACGGGGTTGTTCGTTGGATGTGTTATCGCAAATGCTTTTACCGCGGGTATTGCTTGGCGATGGTTTAATAAAGTGGCGAATAAAACTGCCAAAATAGGAGAGCACGTTGTCGAGAAATTTTGAACTTAAATCAGATTACTCACCTGCAGGCGATCAGCCTAATGCCATTAAGCAATTAGTTTCAGGTCTTGAAGCTGGCTTGGCACATCAAACTTTGTTAGGCGTTACCGGTTCGGGTAAAACTTTTACCATGGCCAATGTTATCCAACAGGTAAATCGTCCTACCTTAATTATGGCGCATAATAAAACTCTAGCCGCGCAACTTTATGGCGAGATGAAAGCGTTTTTCCCCAATAATGCGGTTGAGTACTTTGTTTCTTATTATGACTATTATCAGCCCGAAGCCTATGTGCCTTCAACCGATACTTTTATTGAAAAAGATGCCTCTATTAATGAACATATAGAACAAATGCGCTTATCGGCAACTAAGGCGCTAATGGAGCGGCGAGATGTCGTGATTGTGGCGTCGGTATCAGCCATTTATGGTTTGGGCGATCCGGTTTCTTATATGAAAATGCTGCTACACCTTAAACAAGGCGATATTATTGACCAGCGTTTTATTATCCGTCGCTTAGCTGAGTTGCAATATAAACGTAATGATATTGAATTTCAGCGCGCGACTTATCGCGTGCGGGGCGATGTTATCGATGTCTTCCCGGCAGAAGTTGATGATATAGCGGTTAGAATTGAATTGTTTGATGAAGAAATAGAGCGTATTAGTTTGTTTGATCCGTTAACCGGTGCAGTTGAAAAAATTGTTACCCGTTATACTATTTATCCGAAAACGCATTATGTGACACCGCGAGAGAAAATTCTTGATGCAGTTGATAACATCAAAGTTGAGTTACAACAGCGGCGCGATGAGCTGTTAGCCAATAATAAACTGGTTGAAGAGCAACGCTTAAGCCAGCGTACTTTGTATGATATAGAGATGATGGTGGAGCTAGGCTTCTGTTCAGGCATTGAAAACTATTCACGTTATTTATCCGGCCGGGCTAATGGCGAGCCACCGCCAACGTTATTAGATTATTTTCCCGCTGATGGTTTAATGTTTATTGATGAGTCGCACGTCACAGTGTCGCAAATTGGCGCTATGTATAAAGGGGATCGCGCTCGTAAAGAAAACCTAGTGAATTATGGCTTTCGTTTACCATCAGCATTAGATAATAGACCGCTTAAGTTTGAAGAGTTTGAAGCCATAGCGCCGCAACGAATTTATGTGTCTGCAACGCCAGCTGTTTATGAACTCAACCAATCAGCTGGAGAAGTAATAGAACAGGTTGTTCGGCCAACAGGTTTACTTGACCCACCAATTGAAATTAGACCAGTTGCTACCCAAGTAGACGATTTATTATCAGAAATATACATACGCGCGGCAAAAAAAGAGCGGGTACTGGTGACCACGTTAACTAAAAAAATGTCTGAAGCCCTAACAGATTATTTAAGTGAACATGATGTGCGAGTGCGTTATTTACACTCAGATATTGATACCGTTGAGCGGATGGAGATTATTCGTGATTTACGTTTAGGTGTATTTGATGTTTTAGTGGGTATTAACTTATTGCGTGAAGGCTTAGATATCCCCGAAGTATCTTTAGTGGCGATTTTAGATGCTGATAAAGAAGGGTTTTTACGCTCAGAGCGTTCATTAATTCAAACCATTGGCCGTGCGGCGCGTAACTTAGAAGGTAGAGCGATTTTATATGCGGATCGCATTACCGGCTCTATGCAGCGGGCGATAGATGAAACCGATCGCCGACGCTTAAAACAGCAGGAGTTTAATGCCTTGCATGGCATTTTACCGACAGCGATTAAGAAAAGAGTTAATGATGTAATGGACTTAGGGCAATCTCCGGTGCCGGGTTTTGCCATGGTGTCAGAAAAAGCTAAATTAGTGAAAGGTAAAACGCCGTATCAAATTGAGGCGCAAATTCAACAACTAGAGCAGCAAATGTTGCAACATGCTAAAGATCTTGAGTTTGAACAAGCCGCGGCCACACGGGATAAGGTGCAGTTATTAAAACAAGCTTTATTAGAAATTTAAACTTAACGATTTAATACGCTGTTAAAAAAACACATGCTATCTCAGTAAAAATTAGGCAAAATAGGCAAACAGTCATCTGGTCTGACATCTTATTTTGATTCGGCAATTATACGCCGTAATATCAGGAATTAACTATGCGCTACTTTGTTAAAAAAACGCTTAAAAACCCTGTAAATCGCTCGGGTTTAAGCTCAAGCTTATACTCAGTGAAAAGCTCGCTTACTTGGTGGTTAGCTTTTTTAGTTTAAGTGTAATATTAACTGGCTGTGGTAGCCCTGAAGTGGAACCGGAAGCTAATATTGTTCGGCCGGTTAAACTGTTTCATGTCAGCAATGAGCATGCAGCAACTGCGCGCCAATTTCCGGCTGTAGTCGAGCCGACAAAACGGGCAAACTTAACCTTTCGGGTCAGTGGGAAACTCATCGAGCTGTCAGGCCGACCAAGTCATAATGTGCAGCGAGGAGAATTACTCGCGCGACTGGATGATACTGATTTTAAATTGCGTTTAGATCAAGCAAATGCTCGATATGAATTAGCCCAAACTCAATTTGATCGGGCAAATTTACTGATGGAACAAAAATTAGTATCGCAAGCGCAATTTGATGAAACAAAAGCCCAGTTACAAGTTGCTAAAGCCGATTTTAGTGCAGCCAAAACCGCGCTTAGTTATACCCGTTTAGAAGCGCCGTTTGCAGGTACAGTATCTAGGTTGTTAGTTGAAAATCATGAGAATATTGCTGCCCAGCAGCCGATCATGGAACTGCAAGTCCGTGGTCATGTTGATGTTGTTATTCAAGTGCCTGAGGATGTAATTTCTAATGTTCGTCGTGAAATAGATTATCAACCAGAAGTCATTTTTGACTCCCATCCTGAGTATCGTTTTCGTGCCAGTTTGCGCGAATGGGATAGTCGAGCCGATCCTAGTACCAATAGTTTCAAAGTGGTTTTTAGCATGAAATCACCGGAGCAATTTAATGTGTTATCTGGCATGACAGCCAATGTTATTGTCGATATGAGTCAAGTGAACCGAGTAAATAGCAGCGCATTATATATTCCCGCGACCGCCATTTTTATGCCCGATACCGAAAACCTTGCTTCACAGCAAAGTTATGTCTGGTTGTATGATAAAAGCCAAGGCAAGGTAACAAAACAAGCGGTGACGATTGGCGAGCTAACCAATGCTGGCGTAGCAATTACCAGCGGAATTGCCATTGGCGATACCATCGTAACGGCTGGCGTACATCAGTTGTCTGAAGGGCAGCAGGTGCGGCCTTGGATACGTGAACGAGGGCTGTAATATGGATATAGCTCGCTATTTTATTAAATACCGCACGGCCTCGTGGTTATTTGCGACAATTTTATTGCTCGGCGGTATTGTTGCTTATATGGGCTTAGGCCGCTTAGAAGATCCGCAATTCACCTTAAAACAGGCCATGATTATTACTGCCTATCCAGGCGCATCGCCCACCCAAGTTGAAGAAGAAGTTAGCTATCCATTAGAAAATGCGATTCAGCAGCTGCCTTATGTCAGTCATGTTACGTCAGTATCGTCGGCGGGTATTTCGCAAATAATGGTCGAAATGAAAGACCAATACCGTGCTAAAGCTTTAAAACAAATTTGGGATGAATTACGGCATAAAGTGTCTGATTTGCAGCCAAGCCTATCGCCCGGTGTGCATGCACCGCAAATTAAAGATGATTTTGGCGATGTATTTGGCATTTTATATGCGTTTACTGGAGATGGTTACGCCTATGATGAATTACGTGACTATGTGGATTTTTTACGCCGAGAATTAGTATTAGTACCCGGCGTGGCAAAAGTGTCGGTTGGCGGCGTCCAACAAGAGCAAGTCATTGTTGAAATCTCTAGACCCAGATTAACCGCACTAGGTATAGCTCCACAACAACTTGCTGGCTTATTACAAAGCCAAAATATGGTAGCTAATGCTGGCTCTATTCGGGTCGATACCGAACGGTTACGAATTTATCCAACTGGCGAATTTCAGTCGGTACAGGAGCTGGAAACCCTGATTATTAGTAGCCCTGACGCCAAAGAGTTAATTTATCTTGGTGATGTGGCAAGGGTCTATCGTGAACATACTGAAATCCCGAATCATATTGTCAGATTTGGCGGTAAAACGGCATTGTCGCTAGGTGTTGCGTTTACCGGTGGCGTCAATGTGGTTGATGCCGGGGCAGCAGTTAAGCAGCGATTAGCCGAATTAGAATATAATAAACCGGTCGGGATTAATATTGACACCATCTATAATCAGCCCAATGAAGTCGAAAACTCAGTATCTGGTTTTATTGTTAATCTAGCGCAAGCCGTCGCTATTGTGATTATTGTGCTGCTCGTATTTATGGGCTTACGCAGTGGTATTTTAATCGGCGTTATTCTATTACTAACGGTATTAGGTACCTTTATATTCATGAAACAGATGGATATTGAGTTGCAAAGAGTATCGCTAGGCGCCTTGATTATTGCGTTAGGGATGTTGGTTGATAACGCAATCGTTATTACCGAAGGTATTTTGATAGGAATGCAGCGTCGGTTAAAACTCGCCGATGCGGCATCGTTAATTGTTAAACAGACCAAGTGGCCATTATTAGCAGCGACGGTAATTGCCATTACTGCATTTGCGCCAATAGGTTTATCCAGTGATGCCAGCGGTGAGTTTGCCGGCAGTTTATTTTGGGTATTATTGGTTTCTTTATTAATTAGCTGGGTGACGGCTATTACCTTAACGCCATTTTTTGCCAGCATACTGTTCAAGCAAACCACCCA
The sequence above is drawn from the Rheinheimera salexigens genome and encodes:
- a CDS encoding efflux RND transporter periplasmic adaptor subunit; translation: MEPEANIVRPVKLFHVSNEHAATARQFPAVVEPTKRANLTFRVSGKLIELSGRPSHNVQRGELLARLDDTDFKLRLDQANARYELAQTQFDRANLLMEQKLVSQAQFDETKAQLQVAKADFSAAKTALSYTRLEAPFAGTVSRLLVENHENIAAQQPIMELQVRGHVDVVIQVPEDVISNVRREIDYQPEVIFDSHPEYRFRASLREWDSRADPSTNSFKVVFSMKSPEQFNVLSGMTANVIVDMSQVNRVNSSALYIPATAIFMPDTENLASQQSYVWLYDKSQGKVTKQAVTIGELTNAGVAITSGIAIGDTIVTAGVHQLSEGQQVRPWIRERGL